A section of the Luteolibacter rhizosphaerae genome encodes:
- a CDS encoding efflux RND transporter periplasmic adaptor subunit, protein MTPSLDSLTRREPESQAAPRVPAWIIPVGLLACFALLFFALFRDRLLPAPDVSTATVLATASEETATTTNTSSGGSMLFQASGWIEPDPLPTKATALIDGVIDQVHVLEGQAVKQGEALATLIDSDAKLVLASAERSHKALESECTAHRAMVETLKKRLQGMATRITAAKTSEDEAEDRYSRIKDLKGAISAADVVSARLRYERERSLHLATQSEAAELEAEINRVNLETEAKADQIEVAAVAVDQAKLALSRTRIPSPITGRVLRLAAAPGQKKMLLMDDPDSSTIAVLYDPTKLQVRVDVPLADAAKLSVGQKAKVRCSLLPDTIFEGEVTRITGEADVQRNTLQAKVRIEKPTEQLRPEMLSRVEFMSGGSSVTTPAAAGALATWAPQEAVDGGSVWVCDPETKRVTKRAVQASSESREGMVRIADGLRPGEQVVLSPQGLREGQRVNPKLP, encoded by the coding sequence ATGACCCCATCTCTCGATTCCCTCACCCGCCGTGAGCCGGAGAGCCAAGCAGCCCCGAGGGTGCCTGCGTGGATCATCCCGGTCGGCCTGCTTGCGTGCTTCGCGCTCTTATTCTTCGCCCTCTTCCGCGACCGGCTGCTGCCTGCGCCCGATGTCTCCACGGCGACCGTGCTGGCCACGGCCAGCGAGGAAACCGCTACGACGACCAACACCAGCAGCGGGGGCAGCATGCTGTTCCAGGCCAGCGGGTGGATCGAACCGGATCCGCTGCCGACGAAGGCGACGGCGCTGATCGACGGCGTGATCGATCAGGTCCACGTGCTGGAAGGTCAGGCGGTGAAGCAAGGCGAGGCTCTGGCCACCCTGATCGACAGCGATGCGAAGCTGGTGCTGGCCTCTGCCGAGCGCAGCCACAAGGCGCTGGAGTCCGAATGCACAGCGCACCGGGCGATGGTGGAGACGCTGAAGAAGCGGCTGCAAGGAATGGCTACGCGAATCACGGCGGCGAAGACGTCCGAAGACGAGGCGGAGGACCGTTACTCACGGATCAAGGATCTGAAGGGAGCGATCTCCGCGGCGGATGTGGTATCCGCGCGGCTGCGGTATGAACGCGAGCGCTCGCTGCATCTGGCGACGCAGTCCGAGGCGGCGGAACTGGAAGCGGAGATCAACCGCGTGAACCTGGAGACCGAAGCGAAGGCGGACCAGATCGAGGTGGCGGCGGTGGCGGTGGATCAAGCGAAGCTGGCGCTTTCCCGAACGAGGATCCCCTCCCCCATCACGGGCCGGGTGCTGCGGCTGGCGGCGGCACCGGGGCAGAAGAAGATGCTGCTGATGGATGACCCCGACAGTTCGACGATCGCGGTGCTGTACGATCCCACGAAGCTGCAGGTGCGGGTGGATGTGCCACTGGCGGATGCGGCGAAGCTGAGCGTGGGGCAGAAGGCGAAGGTGCGCTGTAGCCTGCTGCCGGACACGATCTTCGAAGGTGAGGTGACCCGCATCACCGGCGAGGCGGATGTGCAACGCAACACGCTGCAAGCGAAGGTGAGGATCGAGAAGCCCACCGAGCAACTACGCCCGGAGATGCTGTCCCGGGTGGAATTCATGAGTGGCGGGAGCAGCGTGACCACGCCGGCTGCGGCCGGTGCGCTGGCGACATGGGCACCGCAGGAGGCGGTGGATGGCGGCAGCGTATGGGTGTGCGACCCGGAAACGAAGCGCGTGACGAAGCGGGCGGTGCAAGCCAGCAGCGAATCACGCGAGGGGATGGTCCGCATCGCGGACGGACTGCGCCCCGGAGAACAAGTCGTCCTTTCACCCCAAGGCCTGCGCGAGGGCCAACGCGTTAACCCGAAGCTGCCATGA
- a CDS encoding efflux RND transporter permease subunit has translation MLNLLIRWSLRNRAIIIGLAIILLAAGFKTGRELPVEVLPDLTKPTVTILIEAPGLAPEEVETLVTQPVESSLMGIAGLNRLRSTSDIALSLVFAEFDWGTDIYKARQFVQERLQSARESLPEGTEPYLTPVASIMGEVLLIGVRSPDGSTAPMDVRTIADWNIRMRLQSISGVAEVLNMGGGVKQAQVQPDPFRMQANGVSIEELEQAVREAATNSTGGFIDTGSQEIMVRNLAMTIQLEDISKTVVKLVNGRPISIGDVAKVAWDTEPKRGDSSVNGTPGVIMSIVKAPGFDTVDLTEKIEAAIEELQPSFPEGVEATILFRQRDFIDRSINNLMEAIRDGAVMVVIILFLFLLNFRTTFITLMAMPLSFAITLLTFKWFGMSVNSMTLGGLAVAIGMVVDDAIVDVENVFRRLKENANLANPLPKLEVIAQASGEVRNSILYATVLIVLVFVPLLGLAGVEGRLFAPIAIATIVSMIASFVVSLTAIPVLCSLLLRERPKGPAHHADGALVRGMKKLLSATLLRVSLRHPTIVIALVAILFAFALTLYPKMSKDFLPAFHEETVIVTTAAAPGTSLAEMEHLAKAVENQIRQVPEVNHIGRRIGRAERSDHVVPISNAEFDIDFKKDVSDRSTKEVLEDIRKRIKTVPGTFSILSGPLSHRISHLLSGVTAPVAVKVFGQDMTAITEIGTKIQAIAKTIPGLEDAKLDQQAPIPQLRIELDRERALAHGVTPGELNSELSMLLGGASISQLRENQRTIDLAIRLPLEWRNDPEKIRELPVHTKTGRNIPLKLVADVREASGPSSVMRENTQRRYIVSITPTQRNAGELVRQLQEKVAAEIKLPEGTFISYEGEFQAEKAASERIAVLFTVILVVIVMLLWSYFKSLMLAIQVLLNLPLALMGSLWLTWILVGNISIATLVGFIAVGGVAARNGIMMISHYLHLMKHEGEGFTDRMIQRGTLERFVPVTMTALSAGIALIPFVISMGEPGKEILSPVAICIVGGLITSTFLDFAVTPAVFRLFGKKAAERALALHAPATH, from the coding sequence ATGTTGAACCTACTCATCCGCTGGTCGCTCCGGAACCGGGCGATCATCATCGGGCTTGCCATCATCCTGCTCGCCGCCGGTTTCAAGACCGGGCGGGAGCTACCGGTTGAAGTCCTTCCCGACCTTACGAAGCCGACTGTCACCATCCTGATCGAGGCTCCCGGCCTCGCGCCGGAAGAAGTCGAAACCCTGGTAACCCAACCGGTAGAAAGCTCGCTCATGGGGATCGCTGGCCTGAACCGGCTGCGCTCCACCTCGGACATCGCGCTCTCCCTCGTGTTCGCCGAATTCGACTGGGGCACGGATATCTACAAGGCGCGACAGTTCGTCCAAGAACGTCTCCAGAGCGCCCGCGAGTCCCTACCGGAGGGCACCGAGCCCTATCTGACCCCGGTCGCCTCGATCATGGGTGAAGTCCTGCTCATCGGTGTCCGCAGCCCGGATGGCAGCACAGCCCCGATGGACGTGCGCACCATCGCGGACTGGAACATCCGGATGCGCCTCCAGTCGATCTCCGGCGTGGCCGAGGTCTTGAACATGGGTGGCGGAGTGAAGCAGGCCCAAGTCCAACCGGATCCCTTCCGGATGCAGGCGAACGGCGTGTCGATCGAAGAACTCGAACAAGCCGTCCGCGAGGCGGCCACCAATTCCACCGGTGGCTTCATCGATACCGGCTCGCAAGAAATCATGGTGCGCAACCTGGCGATGACCATCCAGCTCGAGGACATCTCCAAGACGGTTGTCAAGCTGGTCAACGGACGCCCCATCAGCATCGGCGATGTCGCGAAAGTGGCATGGGACACCGAACCGAAGCGGGGCGACTCAAGCGTGAACGGCACGCCCGGGGTGATCATGAGCATCGTGAAGGCCCCGGGCTTCGACACCGTCGATCTCACGGAAAAGATCGAGGCGGCGATCGAGGAGCTGCAGCCTTCGTTTCCCGAGGGCGTGGAGGCGACGATCCTATTCCGCCAGCGCGACTTCATCGACCGCTCGATCAACAACCTGATGGAAGCGATCCGCGATGGGGCGGTGATGGTGGTGATCATCCTGTTCCTGTTCCTGCTGAACTTCCGGACCACCTTCATCACGCTGATGGCGATGCCGCTGAGCTTCGCGATCACGCTACTTACCTTCAAATGGTTCGGGATGAGCGTGAACAGCATGACCCTGGGAGGGCTCGCGGTCGCGATCGGGATGGTCGTGGACGATGCGATCGTGGACGTGGAGAACGTCTTCCGGCGACTGAAGGAGAATGCCAATCTGGCAAATCCCCTGCCCAAGCTGGAGGTGATCGCCCAAGCCTCGGGAGAGGTGCGAAACTCGATCCTCTACGCGACGGTCCTGATCGTGCTGGTCTTCGTGCCCCTGCTCGGCTTGGCCGGCGTGGAGGGCCGACTCTTCGCGCCGATCGCCATCGCCACGATCGTCAGCATGATCGCCTCCTTCGTGGTGTCCCTCACCGCGATCCCGGTGCTCTGTTCGCTCTTGCTCAGAGAGCGGCCCAAGGGTCCTGCCCATCATGCGGACGGCGCTCTGGTCAGAGGAATGAAGAAGCTCCTGAGCGCTACCCTGCTGCGCGTGAGCCTGAGGCACCCGACCATCGTGATTGCCTTGGTGGCGATTCTTTTCGCCTTCGCGCTCACGCTTTACCCGAAGATGAGCAAGGACTTCCTGCCCGCCTTCCATGAGGAGACCGTGATCGTGACCACCGCAGCCGCGCCGGGAACCTCGCTGGCGGAGATGGAACACCTCGCCAAGGCGGTGGAGAACCAGATCCGGCAGGTGCCGGAGGTCAACCACATCGGCCGCCGGATCGGGCGTGCGGAGCGCAGCGATCACGTCGTGCCGATCTCGAATGCCGAGTTCGATATCGACTTCAAGAAGGACGTCAGCGACCGCAGTACCAAGGAGGTGCTCGAGGACATCCGCAAGCGGATCAAGACGGTGCCCGGCACCTTCAGCATTCTCTCGGGGCCGCTCTCGCACCGCATCAGCCACTTGCTGAGCGGCGTGACGGCACCGGTCGCGGTAAAGGTCTTCGGCCAGGACATGACGGCGATCACGGAGATCGGCACCAAGATCCAGGCGATCGCGAAGACGATCCCGGGACTGGAGGATGCGAAGCTGGACCAGCAGGCACCGATCCCGCAGCTCCGGATCGAACTGGACCGCGAGCGGGCCCTCGCCCACGGAGTGACGCCCGGCGAACTGAACTCGGAACTCTCGATGCTGTTAGGTGGTGCCTCCATCTCCCAGCTCCGGGAGAACCAGCGCACCATCGACCTGGCGATCCGGCTGCCGCTGGAGTGGCGGAACGATCCGGAGAAGATCCGCGAGCTACCGGTCCACACCAAGACCGGTCGCAACATCCCGCTGAAGCTCGTGGCCGACGTCCGCGAAGCCTCCGGGCCCAGCTCGGTGATGCGCGAGAACACGCAGCGCCGCTACATCGTCTCGATCACGCCCACCCAGCGGAATGCGGGCGAACTGGTGCGCCAGCTCCAGGAGAAGGTCGCGGCGGAGATCAAGCTGCCGGAGGGAACCTTCATCAGCTACGAGGGAGAATTCCAAGCGGAGAAGGCCGCATCCGAACGGATCGCGGTGCTCTTCACGGTCATCCTGGTGGTGATCGTGATGCTGCTGTGGAGCTACTTCAAGAGCCTGATGCTGGCCATCCAGGTGCTGTTGAACCTGCCACTGGCACTGATGGGAAGCCTCTGGCTGACTTGGATCCTCGTGGGGAACATCAGCATCGCCACGCTGGTGGGCTTCATCGCCGTAGGGGGTGTGGCGGCCCGGAACGGGATCATGATGATCTCGCACTACCTGCACCTGATGAAGCATGAGGGCGAGGGATTCACGGATCGCATGATCCAGCGCGGCACCTTGGAGCGCTTCGTCCCGGTGACGATGACGGCGCTCTCCGCGGGGATCGCGCTGATTCCCTTCGTGATCTCCATGGGCGAGCCGGGGAAGGAGATCCTGAGCCCGGTGGCGATCTGCATCGTGGGCGGTCTGATCACCTCGACCTTCCTCGACTTCGCCGTGACGCCGGCGGTGTTCCGTCTCTTCGGCAAGAAAGCCGCGGAGCGGGCCCTGGCGCTTCATGCCCCTGCCACCCACTGA
- a CDS encoding efflux RND transporter periplasmic adaptor subunit: protein MKFSVYCMLGALCLPYSALKAAGPGAGTVLLTEEGVKNLGIETVTVEESTFEESAFALGRVEVIPGRTGAVSSRISGRLVELNVNPGDTVSEGQVIAKVESRQPGDPPPVIPLSSPIKGLVMHSDARLGDPVEPDKALLEITDLSEVYAVSRVPEYQAGSIKPGAKAKIKVAALGEREFEGELLRFGTAADQESGTIDAYFKLPNADGILRPGMRAEFTILSGIRENVLSVPKDALQGNPANRHVYVKHVTLANAFDRVNVQVGEASGDRVEIVDGLYPGDEVVTRGSYSLGFAGGGGGISLKEAMDAAHGHTHNEDGSEMTPEQAAAAKAKAEGGGEAGHDHGSEGSVSSRELLFMISTGVLAVLLVITSITKRKGPDGTTEQA, encoded by the coding sequence ATGAAATTTTCCGTTTATTGCATGCTGGGAGCGCTGTGCCTCCCCTACTCCGCGCTGAAGGCAGCGGGACCCGGCGCCGGGACGGTGCTGCTGACCGAGGAAGGCGTGAAGAACCTCGGGATCGAGACGGTCACGGTCGAGGAATCGACCTTCGAGGAAAGCGCCTTCGCCCTCGGGCGGGTCGAGGTGATCCCGGGTCGCACCGGAGCGGTGAGCAGCCGTATCTCCGGGCGACTGGTCGAACTGAACGTCAACCCCGGCGACACGGTATCCGAAGGCCAAGTCATAGCGAAGGTGGAAAGCCGCCAACCCGGTGATCCGCCGCCCGTGATCCCGCTCTCCTCTCCCATCAAGGGGCTGGTGATGCACTCCGACGCGCGGCTGGGCGATCCGGTGGAGCCGGACAAGGCCCTGTTAGAGATCACGGATCTCTCCGAAGTCTATGCGGTCTCGCGGGTGCCGGAGTATCAGGCCGGATCGATCAAGCCCGGAGCCAAGGCGAAGATCAAGGTGGCGGCGCTTGGAGAACGGGAGTTCGAAGGCGAGCTGCTGCGCTTCGGCACGGCGGCCGACCAGGAGAGCGGCACGATCGACGCCTACTTCAAGCTGCCGAATGCCGATGGCATCCTGCGGCCCGGGATGCGGGCGGAGTTCACGATCCTCAGCGGCATCCGCGAGAACGTGCTCTCCGTGCCGAAGGACGCGCTCCAAGGCAATCCGGCCAACCGGCACGTCTATGTCAAGCATGTGACCCTCGCGAACGCCTTCGACCGGGTGAACGTGCAGGTCGGAGAGGCCAGCGGGGACCGGGTCGAGATCGTTGACGGGCTCTACCCCGGCGACGAGGTCGTGACCCGTGGTTCCTACTCCCTCGGCTTTGCCGGGGGCGGCGGGGGGATCTCGCTGAAAGAAGCCATGGATGCGGCCCACGGCCACACCCACAACGAAGACGGCTCCGAGATGACGCCGGAGCAAGCGGCTGCCGCAAAGGCCAAGGCCGAAGGCGGTGGAGAAGCGGGACATGATCACGGCAGTGAAGGCAGCGTAAGCAGCCGCGAGCTGCTGTTCATGATCTCCACCGGTGTCTTGGCGGTGTTGCTGGTGATCACCTCGATCACCAAGCGCAAGGGTCCAGACGGAACCACCGAACAAGCTTGA
- a CDS encoding TolC family protein yields MHRFIPRAIAAWCAAISMGHAEPGVVISLASVGDRVRAQNPGLAAARLRIREAQGRQTQSGRLSNPELGIEMSHDPRYRERSLEIGFSQRFPVTNRLRLEKNVSATEVKVAQAEVREVERQLIAEARQGIVKVLAVRKRRELLKDQEALSKEFAEFLSGVAEKGEGSPLDAGQAKLEAASLTLEMRQLDASEAAAIGEIKPLLGVRPNEPLHVGGSLPEASLPASAVDPSKRPDFQAAVLGAQAAGQNVAVEQSKRYEDVEAGVFFGAERSEDAPEGYDREGIMGLRFTLPLPLWNKNEGAIEEAKAKHERMEKEASALARGIRLEAEAAKAEMQEWLKLLGEAQNGLLPLADEQAKAAEEAYKKGQGEIQTVFRTREKQVQLMAARLDALREFHLARVRYESALAKP; encoded by the coding sequence ATGCACCGTTTTATTCCCCGTGCCATCGCGGCCTGGTGTGCCGCGATCTCCATGGGCCATGCCGAACCCGGCGTCGTCATCTCGCTTGCGAGCGTGGGAGACCGGGTCCGCGCCCAAAATCCCGGTCTGGCCGCCGCCCGGCTCCGCATCCGCGAAGCGCAGGGCCGCCAGACGCAATCCGGACGACTTTCGAATCCCGAGCTGGGAATCGAGATGTCCCATGATCCCCGCTACCGCGAGCGCTCGCTGGAGATCGGTTTCTCCCAGCGCTTCCCCGTGACCAACCGGCTGCGGCTGGAAAAGAACGTCTCCGCAACCGAGGTGAAGGTGGCGCAGGCGGAGGTCCGCGAGGTCGAGCGCCAACTCATCGCCGAGGCCCGGCAAGGCATCGTGAAGGTGCTGGCCGTGCGGAAGCGCCGCGAGCTGCTGAAGGACCAGGAAGCGCTCTCCAAGGAGTTCGCGGAGTTCCTCTCCGGCGTGGCCGAGAAGGGCGAGGGATCACCGCTCGATGCCGGGCAGGCGAAGCTCGAGGCGGCGAGCCTGACGCTGGAGATGCGCCAACTGGATGCCAGCGAGGCTGCAGCGATCGGCGAGATCAAGCCGCTGCTCGGGGTCAGGCCGAACGAACCGCTGCATGTAGGCGGGAGCTTGCCGGAGGCGAGTCTGCCGGCGAGCGCGGTGGATCCCTCGAAGCGGCCCGACTTCCAGGCGGCGGTGCTGGGAGCTCAGGCGGCGGGACAGAACGTGGCGGTCGAGCAATCGAAGCGCTACGAGGACGTGGAGGCCGGGGTCTTCTTCGGGGCCGAACGCTCGGAAGATGCACCGGAGGGCTACGACCGCGAGGGCATCATGGGCCTTCGCTTCACCCTTCCCCTGCCCCTCTGGAACAAGAACGAGGGGGCGATCGAGGAGGCCAAGGCCAAGCACGAACGCATGGAGAAGGAAGCCAGCGCCCTGGCCCGCGGCATCCGCCTGGAAGCGGAGGCGGCCAAGGCGGAAATGCAGGAGTGGCTGAAGCTCCTGGGCGAAGCGCAGAATGGCCTGCTGCCGCTGGCGGACGAGCAAGCAAAGGCGGCGGAGGAGGCCTACAAGAAGGGACAAGGTGAGATCCAAACCGTGTTCCGGACCCGCGAGAAGCAGGTCCAACTGATGGCCGCCCGACTGGACGCCCTGCGTGAATTCCACCTCGCCCGCGTGCGCTACGAATCGGCGCTGGCGAAACCCTGA
- a CDS encoding YbjN domain-containing protein, with amino-acid sequence MRPPSRQILSVEEAFGQQGWHCEAVEGKDVLRAVFTAHHTRIEMIVQAYPPMNALAIMGEMPLPLDEEHQPYLLELLARANKTLNLGGFEYDLDRQRLVFRITNLFDKERYDADIVSSMVHCTVAEMDRIAPYASTVIRTPEDLLDDLDLKRLLQREDFIPPVPGDEDDLP; translated from the coding sequence ATGCGCCCGCCATCACGACAGATCCTTTCCGTAGAAGAAGCCTTCGGCCAGCAGGGCTGGCACTGCGAGGCGGTCGAGGGCAAGGACGTCCTGCGCGCGGTCTTCACCGCCCACCACACCCGCATCGAGATGATCGTTCAGGCCTACCCGCCCATGAACGCACTCGCCATCATGGGTGAAATGCCCCTGCCGCTGGACGAGGAACACCAGCCCTACCTGCTCGAACTCCTCGCCCGCGCGAACAAGACCCTCAACCTCGGCGGCTTCGAATACGACCTCGACCGGCAGCGCCTCGTCTTCCGCATCACGAACCTCTTCGACAAGGAGCGCTATGATGCCGACATCGTCTCTTCCATGGTCCACTGCACCGTGGCCGAGATGGACCGCATCGCCCCCTACGCCTCCACCGTCATCCGCACCCCGGAAGATCTTCTCGACGATCTCGACCTCAAACGCCTCCTTCAACGCGAAGACTTCATCCCTCCCGTCCCGGGAGATGAGGACGACCTGCCCTGA
- a CDS encoding acyloxyacyl hydrolase encodes MKAICLLLASAGIACAADAAHPADAWEFTFESGYLWNIGSNTDIDYEIAPTQLTFRSPTVLDWFAGADGSRLVVRSRFSLLGESIVEGPEDYYIGINGAPSIEYWFPDQKTSAFFSIGGGFGWTNSTRDPEGQGQDFTLNWFSHLGLRREISPNLSVLGGAYFIHHSNGGQTDPNPGIDALGFTLGLGWRF; translated from the coding sequence ATGAAAGCCATCTGCCTCCTTCTTGCCTCCGCCGGAATCGCTTGCGCTGCCGATGCCGCTCACCCCGCCGATGCCTGGGAGTTCACCTTCGAGTCCGGCTACCTCTGGAACATCGGCTCGAACACCGATATTGACTACGAGATCGCACCCACCCAGCTCACCTTCCGCAGCCCTACCGTCCTCGATTGGTTCGCCGGGGCGGATGGCTCGCGCCTCGTCGTCCGCAGCCGCTTCTCGCTCCTCGGCGAGTCCATCGTCGAAGGCCCGGAGGACTACTACATCGGCATCAATGGCGCCCCCTCCATCGAATACTGGTTCCCCGATCAGAAGACCTCCGCCTTCTTCTCCATCGGCGGCGGCTTCGGGTGGACGAATTCCACCCGCGACCCGGAAGGCCAGGGCCAGGACTTCACCCTGAACTGGTTCTCCCACCTCGGCCTGCGCCGCGAGATCTCGCCGAACCTCTCGGTACTAGGCGGGGCGTACTTCATCCACCACTCGAACGGCGGCCAGACCGACCCGAACCCCGGCATCGACGCCCTCGGCTTCACCCTCGGCCTCGGCTGGCGCTTCTAG